In the Apteryx mantelli isolate bAptMan1 chromosome 1, bAptMan1.hap1, whole genome shotgun sequence genome, one interval contains:
- the LOC106494630 gene encoding rano class II histocompatibility antigen, A beta chain-like isoform X2 — translation MASLGIPEFKTSWIVTLTVMIMLRINMALCTDLPDHFLLQRKHECHYTDGTQQVRYLDRFIWDQQEICYYDSEVGFYVARTDLGREIAAYWNRLQWLSYLWASREKFCNYNQRRFQSLMNRTVMPRVKIFPVQTEPLGNPNKLACSATRFYPSEIKIRWFKNGQEETGKVVYEDLLPNGDWSFQILVTLGVTPKQGDVYTCQVEHISLPAPITMDWETHSGSGGGKKLTGALAFVLGLGFTVVGLIIYQKKKKG, via the exons ATGGCCTCTCTGGGGATTCCTGAGTTCAAGACCTCCTGGATTGTGACTCTGACAGTGATGATCATGCTGAGGATCAACATGGCTCTCTGCACAGACCTTCCAG ACCATTTCCTACTGCAGCGTAAACATGAGTGTCACTACACGGATGGCACTCAGCAGGTGAGGTACCTGGACAGGTTCATCTGGGACCAGCAGGAGATCTGTTACTACGACAGCGAGGTGGGTTTCTACGTGGCCCGCACAGACCTGGGCCGAGAAATCGCTGCGTATTGGAACAGGCTGCAGTGGCTCAGTTACCTGTGGGCTTCGAGAGAGAAATTCTGCAATTATAACCAGAGGAGGTTTCAGAGTCTGATGAACAGGACAG ttatgccCAGAGTGAAAATTTTTCCTGTGCAAACAGAGCCATTAGGCAATCCCAACAAGCTGGCTTGTTCTGCAACAAGGTTTTATCCCTCTGAAATCAAGATCAGGTGGTTCAAAAATGGGCAGGAGGAGACGGGCAAAGTTGTGTATGAGGACCTCCTCCCAAATGGAGATTGGTCTTTCCAGATCCTGGTCACTTTGGGAGTTACACCCAAGCAAGGGGATGTCTATACTTGCCAGGTGGAGCATATCAGCCTACCAGCACCCATCACCATGGACtggg AGACACACTCTGGATCTGGTGGGGGCAAGAAGCTGACTGGAGCGCTGGCCTTTGTGCTGGGCTTAGGCTTCACTGTCGTGGGACTCATCATctatcagaagaaaaagaaag GGTGA
- the LOC106494630 gene encoding rano class II histocompatibility antigen, A beta chain-like isoform X1, whose translation MASLGIPEFKTSWIVTLTVMIMLRINMALCTDLPDHFLLQRKHECHYTDGTQQVRYLDRFIWDQQEICYYDSEVGFYVARTDLGREIAAYWNRLQWLSYLWASREKFCNYNQRRFQSLMNRTVMPRVKIFPVQTEPLGNPNKLACSATRFYPSEIKIRWFKNGQEETGKVVYEDLLPNGDWSFQILVTLGVTPKQGDVYTCQVEHISLPAPITMDWETHSGSGGGKKLTGALAFVLGLGFTVVGLIIYQKKKKGILCLSAAASEEADMERDTLLGD comes from the exons ATGGCCTCTCTGGGGATTCCTGAGTTCAAGACCTCCTGGATTGTGACTCTGACAGTGATGATCATGCTGAGGATCAACATGGCTCTCTGCACAGACCTTCCAG ACCATTTCCTACTGCAGCGTAAACATGAGTGTCACTACACGGATGGCACTCAGCAGGTGAGGTACCTGGACAGGTTCATCTGGGACCAGCAGGAGATCTGTTACTACGACAGCGAGGTGGGTTTCTACGTGGCCCGCACAGACCTGGGCCGAGAAATCGCTGCGTATTGGAACAGGCTGCAGTGGCTCAGTTACCTGTGGGCTTCGAGAGAGAAATTCTGCAATTATAACCAGAGGAGGTTTCAGAGTCTGATGAACAGGACAG ttatgccCAGAGTGAAAATTTTTCCTGTGCAAACAGAGCCATTAGGCAATCCCAACAAGCTGGCTTGTTCTGCAACAAGGTTTTATCCCTCTGAAATCAAGATCAGGTGGTTCAAAAATGGGCAGGAGGAGACGGGCAAAGTTGTGTATGAGGACCTCCTCCCAAATGGAGATTGGTCTTTCCAGATCCTGGTCACTTTGGGAGTTACACCCAAGCAAGGGGATGTCTATACTTGCCAGGTGGAGCATATCAGCCTACCAGCACCCATCACCATGGACtggg AGACACACTCTGGATCTGGTGGGGGCAAGAAGCTGACTGGAGCGCTGGCCTTTGTGCTGGGCTTAGGCTTCACTGTCGTGGGACTCATCATctatcagaagaaaaagaaag gaatCCTGTGCCTGTCTGCTGCAGCCTCAGAGGAAGCCGACATGGAAAGGGACACGCTGCTGGGTGATTAG